Proteins encoded within one genomic window of Actinoplanes octamycinicus:
- a CDS encoding FtsK/SpoIIIE domain-containing protein, with protein MLPDDRAPARLPSPPRDLPDDRLRIDIGRAADGTPVQLDLKEAVDGGIGPHGLIAGDGTPHLLRSIVLGLAAKHVPDEVTFVLLDATTGTFDGLDRLPHTAVLLDAASLAPTGSASPPPTFPSHTPTPAASADRPSTPPGSTGPVPSPAGSGAPGGDLVPRLIDVLEGESARRKRLLVAAGCASHSAYLRKTANHPPMPALVLICHGFPALLDNHPPLREVVRRLGWLGRARGIHLLLAAPTTADMSDLAGYLAYRIALPAAPDFVLDSPAARSLSPGQALLRTGTDQPARFTLINTPAPTETSIPGDTPAPTGTSDHHASAQPGSDRDHRPAVDPAGRLDHLSAGPQPTHRIWLPPLDAAPALDELAGPVVSDPDQRLVFADRTLHGALQVPIAILDKPREHRRDTIWLPIAGNVAVVGGPGSGKTTILRTLTVALSLSHTAPALRVVAPTSLTHAAAAADIGAPASLTETAPAVATEAPAASTDGDSALTATPRANATDSPAEPTDYQRLPLVHGMLGDRSAADDVKRDLYARLDDPRGDTIVVIDDWAAFWDAHPHWHELLLEIAQRGTARGVHLVATATQWSDFDPRLADHFGSRLELRLTDPGKSGISPTAAAAVPSARPGRGIVAAPGHPGGALHFLATRPELTTTRHADLLSALATEHCAECGFTYDTVTADELPARLRAAGSLFAAALLAVADLRRRPAPETWSALEYTCHVRDVLQVQRERLTLARSTDNPEFPPMGRDERVITDAYNSQDPHTVLTGLDQAGEALAAAFATLPPAGFARTGIYNWPTATTRTMLWLGRHTVHEVVHHLLDIARQPRN; from the coding sequence GTGCTCCCCGACGACCGTGCTCCGGCTCGCCTGCCCAGTCCGCCCCGCGATCTCCCGGACGACCGGCTGCGGATCGACATCGGTCGGGCCGCCGACGGCACACCGGTCCAGCTGGACCTCAAGGAGGCCGTGGACGGCGGGATCGGCCCACACGGCCTGATCGCCGGGGACGGCACGCCGCACCTGCTGCGGAGCATCGTCCTCGGCCTGGCCGCCAAGCACGTCCCGGACGAGGTCACCTTCGTGCTGCTCGACGCCACGACCGGAACCTTCGACGGCCTGGACCGCCTGCCGCACACCGCGGTCCTCCTCGACGCCGCCTCGCTCGCCCCCACCGGCTCCGCCTCACCCCCGCCCACCTTCCCGAGCCACACGCCGACCCCGGCCGCATCCGCGGACCGCCCCTCGACCCCGCCCGGATCCACCGGCCCTGTCCCCTCCCCGGCCGGATCCGGCGCGCCGGGTGGGGACCTGGTGCCGCGGCTGATCGACGTCCTCGAGGGCGAGTCGGCCCGCCGCAAGCGCCTGCTGGTCGCCGCCGGTTGCGCCAGCCACAGCGCCTACCTCCGGAAGACCGCGAACCACCCGCCGATGCCCGCCCTGGTCCTGATCTGCCACGGCTTCCCGGCCCTGCTCGACAACCACCCGCCACTGCGCGAAGTGGTCCGCCGGCTCGGCTGGCTCGGCCGCGCCCGCGGCATCCACCTGCTGTTGGCCGCCCCCACCACTGCGGACATGTCCGACTTGGCGGGCTATCTCGCCTACCGGATCGCCCTGCCCGCGGCCCCCGATTTCGTCCTCGACTCCCCCGCCGCCCGCTCCCTCTCCCCGGGCCAGGCCCTGCTCCGCACCGGCACCGACCAGCCCGCCCGGTTCACCCTGATCAACACCCCGGCACCCACCGAGACATCCATCCCCGGCGATACCCCAGCGCCCACCGGGACCTCCGATCACCACGCCTCCGCGCAACCCGGCAGCGACCGCGACCACCGACCCGCCGTCGATCCCGCAGGCCGGCTCGACCACCTCTCCGCCGGACCGCAGCCGACCCACCGGATCTGGCTGCCCCCGCTCGACGCCGCCCCCGCCCTCGACGAACTCGCCGGCCCCGTCGTGTCCGATCCTGATCAGAGGCTGGTCTTCGCCGACCGCACCCTGCACGGCGCGTTGCAGGTCCCGATCGCGATCCTCGACAAGCCCCGCGAGCACCGCCGCGACACCATCTGGCTTCCGATCGCCGGCAACGTCGCGGTGGTCGGTGGCCCAGGAAGCGGCAAAACCACCATCTTGCGTACGCTGACCGTCGCGCTCTCCCTGTCGCACACCGCTCCCGCCCTGCGCGTGGTGGCGCCCACCTCGCTCACCCACGCCGCAGCCGCCGCTGACATCGGCGCGCCCGCTTCGCTCACCGAGACCGCACCCGCCGTAGCCACCGAAGCGCCTGCCGCCTCGACAGACGGGGACAGCGCCCTGACCGCGACGCCCCGCGCGAACGCGACCGACAGCCCCGCCGAGCCCACCGACTACCAGCGGCTCCCGCTCGTGCACGGCATGCTCGGGGACCGCAGTGCAGCCGACGACGTGAAGCGCGATCTCTACGCCCGCCTCGACGACCCGCGCGGCGACACGATCGTCGTGATCGACGACTGGGCCGCGTTCTGGGACGCCCATCCGCACTGGCACGAGCTGCTCCTGGAGATCGCCCAGCGCGGCACCGCCCGGGGCGTGCACCTGGTCGCCACCGCCACCCAGTGGTCCGATTTCGATCCGCGATTGGCGGACCATTTCGGGTCGCGCCTGGAGCTGCGGCTCACCGACCCCGGGAAGTCCGGGATCAGCCCGACGGCCGCCGCCGCGGTCCCATCCGCCCGCCCCGGCCGGGGCATCGTCGCCGCCCCGGGCCATCCCGGTGGGGCCCTGCACTTCCTGGCCACCCGTCCCGAACTGACCACGACCCGGCACGCCGACCTGCTCAGCGCCCTGGCCACCGAGCACTGCGCGGAGTGCGGCTTCACCTACGACACGGTCACCGCCGACGAGCTGCCGGCCCGGTTGCGTGCCGCCGGTTCGCTGTTCGCCGCGGCTCTGCTCGCCGTGGCCGACCTGCGTCGACGCCCGGCGCCGGAGACCTGGTCCGCCCTGGAGTACACCTGCCACGTCCGCGACGTCCTCCAGGTCCAGCGGGAACGCCTGACCCTGGCCCGGTCCACCGACAACCCGGAGTTCCCCCCGATGGGGCGCGACGAGCGGGTCATCACCGACGCGTACAACTCCCAGGACCCTCACACCGTCCTGACCGGGTTGGATCAGGCAGGCGAGGCCCTGGCCGCCGCCTTCGCCACGCTCCCCCCGGCCGGCTTCGCCCGCACCGGCATCTACAACTGGCCGACCGCCACCACCCGAACCATGCTCTGGCTGGGCCGCCACACCGTCCACGAGGTGGTCCACCACCTCCTCGACATAGCCCGCCAGCCCCGGAACTGA
- a CDS encoding AAA family ATPase has protein sequence MTLDTAADLLKLLADTTTEPRPDPQLEALTLAVAADLPVLLWGEPGIGKTAALNQLADSLDLPLTTVIASVHEPTDFSGLPVIGADPAVHGVPMAPPDWAVRLATAGRGLLFLDELSTAPPAVQAALLRLVLERRVGALTLPPGVRIVAAANPRGSAADGWELSAPLANRFVHLQWIYQHEVVVRGLGGTWPRATLPRLDPDGLPGAVAFARRAVCELLTARPKLVHQLPQSETKRGGAWPSPRTWDMAVRLIAFGTAAGTSREVLSMLVRGVVGDGPGLELLAVLDRMDLPDPEVLLADPAAAVLPERGDLRQVVLEGVVEAVRGNADRERWEAAWRLLVRALDDGAPDLVVVPASELAGLRRDDWPLPSGIERLAGALNVARRAASA, from the coding sequence ATGACTCTCGACACCGCTGCTGACCTGCTGAAGCTGCTCGCCGACACGACCACCGAGCCGCGTCCCGACCCGCAGCTGGAAGCGCTCACCCTGGCCGTCGCCGCGGACCTGCCGGTGCTGCTCTGGGGCGAGCCGGGGATCGGCAAGACCGCCGCCCTGAACCAGCTCGCCGACTCCCTCGACCTGCCGCTGACCACGGTGATCGCCAGCGTGCACGAGCCGACCGACTTCTCCGGACTGCCGGTGATCGGCGCCGACCCGGCGGTGCACGGCGTCCCGATGGCCCCGCCGGACTGGGCGGTGCGGCTCGCCACCGCCGGCCGCGGGCTGCTCTTCCTCGACGAGCTGTCGACCGCCCCGCCGGCCGTGCAGGCCGCCCTGCTGCGGCTGGTGCTGGAGCGCCGGGTCGGCGCGCTGACCCTGCCGCCCGGGGTGCGGATCGTCGCGGCGGCGAACCCGCGCGGTTCGGCGGCCGACGGCTGGGAGTTGAGCGCGCCGCTGGCCAACCGGTTCGTCCATCTGCAGTGGATCTACCAGCACGAGGTGGTGGTGCGGGGGCTGGGCGGGACCTGGCCGCGGGCCACCCTGCCCCGGCTGGATCCGGACGGGCTGCCGGGCGCGGTGGCCTTCGCCCGGCGGGCGGTGTGCGAGCTGCTGACCGCGCGGCCGAAGCTGGTGCACCAGCTGCCACAGTCGGAGACCAAGCGGGGCGGGGCCTGGCCGTCGCCGCGCACCTGGGACATGGCGGTCCGGCTGATCGCGTTCGGGACCGCGGCCGGCACCTCGCGCGAGGTGCTGTCGATGCTGGTCCGGGGCGTGGTCGGGGACGGTCCCGGGCTGGAGCTGCTGGCCGTGCTGGACCGGATGGACCTGCCCGACCCGGAGGTGCTGCTCGCCGACCCGGCCGCCGCGGTGCTGCCCGAGCGTGGTGACCTGCGTCAGGTCGTACTGGAAGGGGTGGTCGAAGCGGTCCGGGGCAACGCGGACCGCGAGCGGTGGGAAGCGGCCTGGAGGCTGCTGGTCCGGGCGCTCGACGACGGCGCGCCGGACCTGGTCGTGGTGCCCGCCTCGGAGCTGGCCGGGCTGCGCCGCGACGACTGGCCGCTGCCGTCCGGGATCGAGCGGCTGGCCGGCGCGTTGAACGTGGCGAGGCGGGCGGCCTCAGCATGA
- a CDS encoding vWA domain-containing protein has protein sequence MTTDTAKTADTAKTMDDAKTMDTEKLYAARLHAVRVRPYLASALFALHVVECPATPTMAVDRYWRCYVSPDFVARMPMTELAGVWVHEVSHLLRDHHGRGDRYVREHELTGPGVRLRLNIAADCEINDDIYGDGLPSPAGAVHPAVLRLPPGELMEDYLPRFRLGPFTDGYAWLDCGSGADGGERPWDLGPDGAHGLTEQERDAVRFRVAQGINGAPGRVSKGWRRWAEEAFHPPQPWRELLGAAVRAAAASAGAGDDYTYGRPARRAAALPRVVLPALRRNPPRVCVVIDTSASVSDEELGMALLEVAAIGRAVGGRRQLLGVVSCDVAARVAHPICRGEGIPLIGGGGTDLRAGFASALRTRPDVIVVLTDGWTPWPSSPPPCRTVVGLFRRRGGEGSDHTMAWPPDWARSVRIG, from the coding sequence ATGACGACGGACACCGCCAAGACGGCGGACACCGCGAAGACGATGGACGACGCGAAGACGATGGACACCGAGAAGCTGTATGCCGCCCGGCTGCACGCCGTCCGGGTCCGGCCTTACCTGGCGTCCGCGCTGTTCGCGCTGCACGTGGTGGAGTGCCCGGCGACCCCGACGATGGCGGTGGACCGGTACTGGCGCTGCTACGTGTCGCCGGACTTCGTGGCTCGGATGCCGATGACCGAGCTGGCCGGGGTCTGGGTGCACGAGGTGTCGCACCTGCTGCGCGACCACCATGGGCGGGGCGACCGCTACGTCCGCGAGCACGAGCTGACCGGGCCCGGGGTGCGGCTGCGGCTCAACATCGCGGCGGACTGCGAGATCAACGACGACATCTACGGCGACGGGCTGCCGTCCCCGGCCGGCGCGGTGCACCCGGCGGTGCTGCGGCTGCCGCCGGGCGAGCTGATGGAGGACTACCTGCCGCGGTTCCGGCTGGGGCCGTTCACCGACGGGTACGCCTGGCTGGACTGTGGCAGCGGCGCGGACGGTGGGGAGCGGCCGTGGGATCTCGGGCCGGACGGCGCGCACGGGCTGACCGAGCAGGAACGGGACGCGGTCCGGTTCCGGGTGGCGCAGGGGATCAACGGGGCGCCCGGGCGGGTGTCGAAGGGCTGGCGGCGGTGGGCCGAGGAGGCGTTCCACCCGCCGCAGCCGTGGCGGGAGCTGCTCGGCGCGGCGGTGCGGGCGGCGGCGGCTTCGGCCGGGGCGGGCGACGACTACACGTACGGAAGACCCGCCCGGAGGGCCGCGGCACTGCCGCGCGTCGTGCTGCCCGCCCTGCGCCGCAACCCGCCTCGCGTCTGCGTCGTGATCGACACCTCGGCGTCGGTCAGCGACGAGGAGCTGGGGATGGCGCTGCTGGAGGTGGCGGCGATCGGGCGGGCGGTCGGCGGGCGCCGGCAACTGCTCGGCGTGGTGTCCTGCGACGTGGCGGCCCGGGTGGCGCACCCGATCTGCCGGGGTGAGGGGATCCCGCTGATCGGCGGCGGCGGGACCGACCTGCGGGCCGGTTTCGCCAGCGCGTTGCGCACCCGGCCGGACGTGATCGTGGTGCTGACCGACGGGTGGACGCCGTGGCCCAGTTCGCCGCCGCCGTGCCGGACCGTGGTCGGACTGTTCCGGCGGCGGGGCGGGGAAGGCTCGGATCATACGATGGCGTGGCCGCCGGATTGGGCGCGTTCGGTGCGGATCGGATGA